Genomic DNA from Manihot esculenta cultivar AM560-2 chromosome 15, M.esculenta_v8, whole genome shotgun sequence:
GATGCATGACCACAGCATGCTTCTGCATCACATTTAACACATCACTATCCACAACGTATTTGCCTCGAGCTTCTTCATAAAGGTCAACTCTCTCTCCAAACCGTTCTCGTTGAATGCGAGTTTGATACAAAACATCACACTTTGAAGCCACTTCCATTAAATCACCACTTTCTTCCCATTTGACTCCCTTCGACGTCAAATAGTCTTTGATATCATCCTGAGAAAGAAAGAAGCATGACATATAAAAAACTAGAACCTGAAGTTCCAGAAATCCTTCTGCACTATGTTTGGACAAAATGATTTGaatttaagtttaaattatttGGATGAAAATCGAGTCATTACTtcatgaattttctaaaaactcattttaagAGAATTTCAAATGTCAACTTTGTACAAGACATTTCAAATCCACACTCATATAAGGTTTTCTTTTCACATTTATGcaagaaaaatgtaaatttcagtCTTCAAAGTCCTTCATCCGATGTAAGGCTTGTTCATCTAGcccaaattaaaaattaaagaactcATTTATTGTATGATTGCAACCCATTAATGAAAAGAATGTACGTTCTTGTTAGAAGAAATTTCTATTACCTTCATTTTTACTACATCAGGAGAGACAAAATAGATCTTCACATCTTCATATTTGGCAAGCAAGTATGCAAGTGAACGGACTGTTCTCCCATTTGCCAGATCTCCCACAAGTGCAACTTTAATGCTATCCAATTTACCTATCTCTCGGTCTATAGTGTATACATCTAAAAGAGCCTGCATTGATTTCTTAGAGCTGTAGCTTCAGTTTTAAGAACTATAAAATCCACTATCATCATATACAAACAGAAGAGGTTGTAATAGTATCTTCAATATCATGCGCAAAATATATTGCCGTAGAAACAGGGTATCTAAAAAAGTTTGAAAGGCAGGTCTCAGCCACCAGCAATACTTCATAATATCTTTACAACTGACATCTTTTCCTCACACCACATTTCACATCAATGTATAAATGCTAATGACTAGTTTATGATCTGTACAAAAATTTAGTCAAGATGACAGTTTCTATATACAAGCAGGAAGAAAATGGAACAAAGTGATACAATCAGAGTTCTACTCCAagaaaaaaagaacaaaaatgTGAGTTATGCATCTGCTTCACTGAAAAAAGTACAACTTGTGATAGATTTTGAAGGATGATAAACTTATACAAAACAAAATTCCATAGCCTCTCATATTGTTTACCACATTGTCAAAAGTTATGTTATTCAATAAGCAATTGGTTACTCCTTTTTCCTATCAACTGACTCTCTGTTcaattgtttttttcttttaattagctGTACTGCTtgcagaaaaaaaataaaggcaaAAAGCATTGAAAGAAATTGCAGCACACCTGAGTTGGATGCTGTCCAGGACCATCCCCTGCATTAATAATGGGAATGTTAGCGGTTGCTGCAGCTCTTCTTGCAGCACCACTTTCAAAATGACGCATGACAATAATGTCTGAATACCCTTCAACAGTTCTAATAGTATCTGCAAATCAAGCTCCAAACATAATTAACCAGGCTGTCAGTATAACAGTGATGAAAAAAGGCGGAAAAAATCACCTTCAAGGGTCTCTCCCTTGGCAGCCGATGAAAATTCCCTTGCATTTTCAGTAGTCAGAACCTCACCACCTAACCGTTTCATGGCTGACTCAAAAGAAAGCCTAGTACGAGTAGACGGCTCATAAAAAAGGGTAGCCATGAGATAACCCTTAAGAATTTGACTCCCAGGAGAATTCTTCTCAATCTTCTCCATCTCTCGTGCAACTTCAAATATAGCACTTAGAATCTCTCTATCGAACTGCTGTGCCTCAATCACATCATCAAGTTGAAATTTCTTTCCAATTGAAAATGAAGGTGTACTTTCAACTTCCAATGTTCTACACCGAATTCCATTCCTAGTTGAATGTCTTGATCCAGCATAAACAGAGACAGGCTTTGGACAAAAGGTTTGTTTACTGAACAGATTTGGACAATTGCATATTGTCCGTGTATAGCACTTCATGGGCGTGAAAGAGATTGAACGTTCATTCAATAAACCGGTGGAAAACCAAGAAGAGGCGGCCATTAACAAATAGCTTAAACTCCGCCAAATATAACCTGTAAAATAAACGCAATCACAATTTATAGTGTGTCATACTTTTATACTTATGTAGATTCAAACAAaaacattaaagaaaaattcgaATTGATTGCAAAGACCTGATTGATTGATTAACAATGAATAATGAAACTTTCAAGACTCTTTTGCGTTTTTTGTTTACATTTCTTAGATCGTATAAAAGCttaaaaacatacataagaaaaaCTAAAATAGAACTGATCAAAGTATATATCAAGGAAACAGAACAGGGGAGAGAGGTGAGAGCATACGAACCTGAGTATAGTGAGAGAGAGCCGATTGCAGATTCTTAGTTTGTTTGGCTGGCGAGAAAAGGATAGGGTTttagaagaaagagaaaaaagcgGGATCTTTGGAAAAAGCAAGCTATGTTTTTGGCGCAAATAAAAAAAACGTAAATTACATCCAACCCCTCCAGAGTTCCTTTTTTCCCCTCAGGTTTTACAtttgcttttttttaaaaaaaaaattgatttattgaaattaaaatttagagcattataattaaaaaaaaaacttaatattaTTCAGCTAAAATTTACAAATAcagatttttatttgttttctttagaaaatgaaattttaattaatcaaaattcaagaaaaacTTGAAGTATCATACCACAATTAATTTATAGCCAGTAAATTATTCAATACATTTAAAATGAGGATTCAAAATGTTAAacgaaaaacttaaaaaaaatatatatcaaacTAAGAAACATTAATAATAGAACTCAGCAGCATAAAACCTGATTTGTATTATTT
This window encodes:
- the LOC110600991 gene encoding aspartate carbamoyltransferase 1, chloroplastic isoform X1 encodes the protein MAASSWFSTGLLNERSISFTPMKCYTRTICNCPNLFSKQTFCPKPVSVYAGSRHSTRNGIRCRTLEVESTPSFSIGKKFQLDDVIEAQQFDREILSAIFEVAREMEKIEKNSPGSQILKGYLMATLFYEPSTRTRLSFESAMKRLGGEVLTTENAREFSSAAKGETLEDTIRTVEGYSDIIVMRHFESGAARRAAATANIPIINAGDGPGQHPTQKSMQALLDVYTIDREIGKLDSIKVALVGDLANGRTVRSLAYLLAKYEDVKIYFVSPDVVKMKDDIKDYLTSKGVKWEESGDLMEVASKCDVLYQTRIQRERFGERVDLYEEARGKYVVDSDVLNVMQKHAVVMHPLPRLDEITVDVDKDPRAAYFRQAQNGLYIRMALLKLLLVGW
- the LOC110600991 gene encoding aspartate carbamoyltransferase 1, chloroplastic isoform X2, which produces MAASSWFSTGLLNERSISFTPMKCYTRTICNCPNLFSKQTFCPKPVSVYAGSRHSTRNGIRCRTLEVESTPSFSIGKKFQLDDVIEAQQFDREILSAIFEVAREMEKIEKNSPGSQILKGYLMATLFYEPSTRTRLSFESAMKRLGGEVLTTENAREFSSAAKGETLEDTIRTVEGYSDIIVMRHFESGAARRAAATANIPIINAGDGPGQHPTQALLDVYTIDREIGKLDSIKVALVGDLANGRTVRSLAYLLAKYEDVKIYFVSPDVVKMKDDIKDYLTSKGVKWEESGDLMEVASKCDVLYQTRIQRERFGERVDLYEEARGKYVVDSDVLNVMQKHAVVMHPLPRLDEITVDVDKDPRAAYFRQAQNGLYIRMALLKLLLVGW